In the genome of Cydia strobilella chromosome Z, ilCydStro3.1, whole genome shotgun sequence, one region contains:
- the LOC134754004 gene encoding uncharacterized protein LOC134754004 isoform X3 — MLAWQMLCERYNNPKRLVTNHMRALFDVEPVPSTPSGLRGLCDNISKHLRSLRSLNVPTENWDLAIIHMLVKKLDSRLQSKWENSVDLRKLPSLQDFKTFLKNRADRLEATSPAVPSDAPSTSKKAMVTTSEPIKVTSKQFKCNQCPYCSSTHYINQCPKFSALNVIARIRAVNKLRLCFNCLSGTHVLTNCRASTCRVCKGKHHTLLHKPNTNTHVGSNPVPTRLPISTLIDEQPSSSQIETTLSNNTLIEKQINNARNRSVFLTTAQVLVRDKHNNVHKMKAFLDNGSQENFITENAAKKLQLNKEQLALNVIGFNEKVSSLLESCDVTLHSLDGTFTTNLSCFITPIICTTNILIPNVQRWHIPSRYKLADDEFNLAQDVDLLIGGEIFFDLLLTGKYKLGPGLPVLRRSRLGWIVTGSVQKKTESAIQCKVTVETQLKKFWEIEEGSAPNLPYDEKQCEDIFLKTHTHNSEGNFEIELPLKQPPTKLGQSRHIAYRRFKTLESKFERNPEFKDKYVNFMREFEQAGHMIQLQDNYDGPCNFLPHQAVFRDSPSTPIRIVFDCSCRTDNGISLNDIQYKGSIIQDELINILLRFRKYQYVINADIQKMYRCIYVKPNQQYLQCIFWRENTHQRLQIYMLTTLSFGLKSAPHIATRCLLQLSNENQHTFPAAAEAIANQFYMDDFIAGGDDENQVAETASQVNEILRGANFTLRKWKSNSEVIIKRVSETHTHQNTHTTEFGDKTHKVLGLAWSSDSDELMYTIKENQISHPITKRKVLGVISSIFDPLGLTGPVIVVAKIFIQKLFKAQLDWDTELTQDLIQEWNTFYRDLFLLNQLKISRCTVIPNYVTIQIHGFCDSSIKAYGAAIYIRSSDRVGNVQVHLLYSKSKISPIQPQTIPNLELCSSLLLATHVDKIKRALKCDVSGINLWSDSKITLCWIKNSNPRLTCFVSNRVTKVLSLTNKHEWSWVRSEDNPADLLSRGVAPGKLETNQLWWSGPAWLTQSPDTWPTHDSESLNHAPEAESDVNITLTLAISTESNDTIQYLFHRWSSDKTLIHVLAYILRFIYNTKNKTRTINPNNKLSGPLSVEELKKSDHALIRHAQMESFPHEYKLLQNNKPVLNKSKILSLHPFMKDGLVRVGGRIGLSHYAYEKKHPLILSHEHALTKLLMANAHIRTLHAGPQLLLSTIRERIWPTKGRMLASKIVNKCVPCFRANPKTTNPIMGNLPPSRVNPSPPFAITGIDYGGPYNIRDRTGRGYKVSKCYIAVFICFATKAIHLELITGLESANFLAALRRFIARRGKPKELDFWRRWSRDYIGTLQERTKWRSARGPSLAVDTVVLVRDERLPPCRWRLGKIVATQPGRDGVTRVAVIRTARGDIQRAFNNICPLPTSGEVI, encoded by the exons ATGCTCGCGTGGCAGATGCTTTGTGAACGTTATAATAATCCTAAACGTTTAGTCACCAACCACATGCGAGCCTTGTTCGACGTGGAACCGGTACCGTCAACTCCTTCGGGTCTAAGAGGTCTGTGCGATAATATTTCCAAACATTTGAGATCTTTGCGctcattaaatgtacctaccgaAAATTGGGATCTCGCAATTATTCACATGTTAGTTAAAAAGTTAGACAGTCGATTGCAATCAAAGTGGGAAAACAGTGTTGATTTGAGAAAATTGCCTTCGTTGCAGGATTTCAAAACCTTCCTAAAGAACCGAGCTGACCGGCTGGAAGCGACCAGCCCAGCAGTACCATCGGACGCACCCAGCACTTCCAAGAAGGCCATGGTAACCACGTCCGAACCTATCAAGGTAACCTCCAAACAGTTTAAATGTAACCAGTGTCCGTATTGTTCGAGTACGCATTATATTAATCAGTGTCCAAAGTTTAGTGCATTAAACGTTATCGCGCGCATCCGAGCCGTGAATAAATTACGATTATGCTTTAATTGTTTGTCCGGAACGCATGTCTTAACAAACTGCAGGGCCAGTACATGTCGAGTATGTAAGGGCAAGCATCATACGTTACTACACAAACCAAATACCAACACTCATGTAGGTAGTAACCCCGTACCAACGCGATTACCAATATCAACGTTAATCGACGAACAACCGAGTTCTAGTCAAATCGAGACTACCTTGTCGAATAACACTTTaatcgaaaaacaaataaacaatgcgCGAAATAGGTCAGTTTTCCTTACAACAGCCCAAGTGCTCGTTAGGGATAAGCATAACAATGTGCATAAAATGAAGGCATTTTTAGACAATGGCTCgcaagaaaatttcattaccgaaaacgcggccaaaaagttacaattaaaCAAGGAACAACTTGCCTTAAATGTCATAGGTTTCAATGAAAAAGTGTCTAGCCTTTTAGAATCGTGTGACGTAACATTGCATTCCTTAGACGGAACCTTTACAACGAATTTGTCCTGTTTTATTACGCCTATAATTTGtactaccaacattttaataccaAACGTGCAACGTTGGCACATTCCGTCGCGTTATAAATTAGCTGATGACGAGTTTAACTTAGCTCAAGATGTAGATTTGCTTATCGGTGGGGAGATATTCTTTGATTTACTTCTTACCGGTAAATACAAGCTCGGGCCCGGATTACCGGTTCTGAGACGCTCGCGATTAGGATGGATAGtcacgggttccgtacaaaaaaaaaccgagtctgccattcaatgtaaagttacagtagaaactcaattaaaaaagttttgggaAATAGAGGAGGGTTCCGCACCAAATTTACCCTATGATGAAAAACAATGTGAGGATATATTTCTGAAAACTCACACTCACAACTCTGAGGGTAATTTCGAAATAGAACTTCCATTAAAGCAGCCACCTACCAAGTTAGGTCAATCTAGGCACATAGCATATCGGAGGTTCAAAACATTAGAATCCAAGTTCGAGCGGAACCCcgaatttaaagataaatatgtgAATTTCATGCGCGAGTTCGAACAAGCTGGCCATATGATTCAATTACAAGATAATTATGATGGCCCATGTAATTTTCTACCCCACCAAGCTGTTTTTCGCGACTCCCCCTCAACCCCTATTCGAATTGTTTTCGACTGCTCATGCAGAACTGATAACGGCATTTCTTTGAATGATATCCAATACAAAGGCTCAATAATACAGGACGAACTCATAAATATACTTCTACGATTCCGAAAATACCAATATGTTATTAACGCtgacatacaaaaaatgtacagatgtatttatgttaaaccAAATCAACAATACCTACAATGCATATTTTGGCGGGAAAATACTCACCAACGACTCCAAATTTATATGCTGACCACATTAAGTTTCGGCTTAAAGTCAGCACCACATATTGCAACCAGatgtttgttacaattgtcaaACGAAAACCAACACACATTTCCAGCAGCTGCAGAGGCCATAGCGAACCAGTTCTACATGGACGATTTTATCGCCGGCGGCGACGACGAGAATCAGGTAGCTGAAACTGCATCACAGGTGAACGAGATCCTGCGGGGAGCCAACTTCACGCTGCGGAAATGGAAGTCCAATTCCGAAGTCATCATAAAACGGGTGagcgaaacacacacacaccaaaacacacacacaaccgaATTTGGAGATAAAACACATAAGGTCCTGGGTTTAGCGTGGTCTAGTGACTCAGATGAGCTTATGTATACCATTAAAgaaaaccaaatttcacacccaaTCACCAAAAGAAAGGTACTAGGGGTAATTTCGTCCATTTTCGACCCCCTAGGCTTGACGGGACCAGTAATTGTagtagccaaaatatttattcaaaaattatttaaggctCAATTAGATTGGGATACCGAATTGACACAAGACTTGATCCAAGAATGGAACACATTCTATCgagacttgtttttattaaaccaaTTGAAAATTTCGAGATGTACAGTCATACCCAATTATGTAACGATACAAATTCATGGGTTCTGTGACAGTAGTATTAAAGCCTATGGCGCTGCCATCTATATACGATCAAGCGATAGAGTAGGAAACGTACAAGTTCACCTACTttactcaaaatcaaaaataagtccaatacaaccccaaactattccaaatttggaactttgttccagtttactgctcgcgacacatgtcgacaaaataaaacgagcattaaaatgtgacgtttccggAATCAACCTGTGGTCagattcaaaaataacattatgttggataaaaaatagtaacCCTAGATTAACTTGTTTTGTTAGTAACAGAGTCACAAAAGTATTATCACTTACAAACAAGCACGAGTGGTCATGGGTCCGCTCGGAGGATAACCCCGCCGACCTTTTGTCCCGAGGGGTAGCACCAGGCAAGCTGGAAACCAACCAGTTATGGTGGTCTGGGCCGGCGTGGTTGACCCAAAGTCCGGACACATGGCCGACCCACGATTCTGAGTCACTAAATCATGCACCCGAGGCCGAGAGCGACGTAAACATAACTCTCACCTTGGCTATTAGCACAGAATCTAACGACACGATACAATATCTTTTCCACAGGTGGTCAAGCGATAAAACACTTATtcatgtattagcatacatacttcgatttatatataatacaaaaaataaaactcgaacaattaatccaaataataaattatcaggaCCATTGTCCgtagaagaattaaaaaaatcggatcacgcattaattagacatgcacaaatggaatcattcccacacgaatataaattattgcaaaacaataaaccggttcttaacaaatcaaaaatattatctttacacCCATTCATGAAGGACGGACTCGTTCGCGTAGGCGGACGAATCGGTCTTTCGCATTatgcatatgaaaaaaaacatcctTTAATATTAAGTCACGAGCACGCGCTTACCAAACTACTGATGGCAAACGCACATATACGTACTCTGCACGCTGGCCCTCAGTTATTACTTTCAACTATTCGCGAGCGCATCTGGCCAACAAAAGGTAGGATGTTAGCctcgaaaattgtaaataaatgcgtTCCGTGTTTTAGAGCAAATCCAAAGACTACTAACCCTATAATGGGAAACTTACCCCCCTCAAGGGTAAATCCTTCCCCCCCCTTTGCTATCACGGGTATCGATTATGGAGGAccttataacattagagataggACAGGGCGTGGTTACAAGGTCTCTAAGTGCTATATAgcagtgtttatttgttttgcaacAAAGGCAATTCATCTCGAATTAATTACAGGGCTCGAGTCAGCCAATTTCCTGGCGGCGCTGCGACGATTCATCGCCAGGAGAGGTAAACCGAAGGAGTTG GACTTCTGGCGGCGCTGGTCACGTGACTACATCGGAACGCTGCAGGAACGCACGAAGTGGAGGAGCGCGCGCGGCCCAAGCCTCGCAGTCGACACCGTCGTCCTGGTACGAGACGAGCGTCTGCCGCCCTGCCGGTGGAGGCTGGGCAAGATCGTCGCGACGCAGCCGGGCCGGGATGGCGTCACCAGGGTGGCCGTCATCCGAACCGCCAGAGGGGACATCCAACGCGCGTTCAATAACATTTGTCCATTACCTACTTCGGGTGAAGtcatataa
- the LOC134754004 gene encoding uncharacterized protein LOC134754004 isoform X4, translating into MDDFIAGGDDENQVAETASQVNEILRGANFTLRKWKSNSEVIIKRVSETHTHQNTHTTEFGDKTHKVLGLAWSSDSDELMYTIKENQISHPITKRKVLGVISSIFDPLGLTGPVIVVAKIFIQKLFKAQLDWDTELTQDLIQEWNTFYRDLFLLNQLKISRCTVIPNYVTIQIHGFCDSSIKAYGAAIYIRSSDRVGNVQVHLLYSKSKISPIQPQTIPNLELCSSLLLATHVDKIKRALKCDVSGINLWSDSKITLCWIKNSNPRLTCFVSNRVTKVLSLTNKHEWSWVRSEDNPADLLSRGVAPGKLETNQLWWSGPAWLTQSPDTWPTHDSESLNHAPEAESDVNITLTLAISTESNDTIQYLFHRWSSDKTLIHVLAYILRFIYNTKNKTRTINPNNKLSGPLSVEELKKSDHALIRHAQMESFPHEYKLLQNNKPVLNKSKILSLHPFMKDGLVRVGGRIGLSHYAYEKKHPLILSHEHALTKLLMANAHIRTLHAGPQLLLSTIRERIWPTKGRMLASKIVNKCVPCFRANPKTTNPIMGNLPPSRVNPSPPFAITGIDYGGPYNIRDRTGRGYKVSKCYIAVFICFATKAIHLELITGLESANFLAALRRFIARRGKPKELVSDNSTTFHGASNELKDLQKYLQDSSSELVSHCADEGIKWSFIPVYTPHMGSLWESSIKLTKYHLKRVLGLSLLTYEQFVSILYQVESMVNSRPLCPLPSSNPDYPVLTPAHFLIGKAPNSLPDEDYNHVPKNRLTHYQLLQQITQDFWRRWSRDYIGTLQERTKWRSARGPSLAVDTVVLVRDERLPPCRWRLGKIVATQPGRDGVTRVAVIRTARGDIQRAFNNICPLPTSGEVI; encoded by the coding sequence ATGGACGATTTTATCGCCGGCGGCGACGACGAGAATCAGGTAGCTGAAACTGCATCACAGGTGAACGAGATCCTGCGGGGAGCCAACTTCACGCTGCGGAAATGGAAGTCCAATTCCGAAGTCATCATAAAACGGGTGagcgaaacacacacacaccaaaacacacacacaaccgaATTTGGAGATAAAACACATAAGGTCCTGGGTTTAGCGTGGTCTAGTGACTCAGATGAGCTTATGTATACCATTAAAgaaaaccaaatttcacacccaaTCACCAAAAGAAAGGTACTAGGGGTAATTTCGTCCATTTTCGACCCCCTAGGCTTGACGGGACCAGTAATTGTagtagccaaaatatttattcaaaaattatttaaggctCAATTAGATTGGGATACCGAATTGACACAAGACTTGATCCAAGAATGGAACACATTCTATCgagacttgtttttattaaaccaaTTGAAAATTTCGAGATGTACAGTCATACCCAATTATGTAACGATACAAATTCATGGGTTCTGTGACAGTAGTATTAAAGCCTATGGCGCTGCCATCTATATACGATCAAGCGATAGAGTAGGAAACGTACAAGTTCACCTACTttactcaaaatcaaaaataagtccaatacaaccccaaactattccaaatttggaactttgttccagtttactgctcgcgacacatgtcgacaaaataaaacgagcattaaaatgtgacgtttccggAATCAACCTGTGGTCagattcaaaaataacattatgttggataaaaaatagtaacCCTAGATTAACTTGTTTTGTTAGTAACAGAGTCACAAAAGTATTATCACTTACAAACAAGCACGAGTGGTCATGGGTCCGCTCGGAGGATAACCCCGCCGACCTTTTGTCCCGAGGGGTAGCACCAGGCAAGCTGGAAACCAACCAGTTATGGTGGTCTGGGCCGGCGTGGTTGACCCAAAGTCCGGACACATGGCCGACCCACGATTCTGAGTCACTAAATCATGCACCCGAGGCCGAGAGCGACGTAAACATAACTCTCACCTTGGCTATTAGCACAGAATCTAACGACACGATACAATATCTTTTCCACAGGTGGTCAAGCGATAAAACACTTATtcatgtattagcatacatacttcgatttatatataatacaaaaaataaaactcgaacaattaatccaaataataaattatcaggaCCATTGTCCgtagaagaattaaaaaaatcggatcacgcattaattagacatgcacaaatggaatcattcccacacgaatataaattattgcaaaacaataaaccggttcttaacaaatcaaaaatattatctttacacCCATTCATGAAGGACGGACTCGTTCGCGTAGGCGGACGAATCGGTCTTTCGCATTatgcatatgaaaaaaaacatcctTTAATATTAAGTCACGAGCACGCGCTTACCAAACTACTGATGGCAAACGCACATATACGTACTCTGCACGCTGGCCCTCAGTTATTACTTTCAACTATTCGCGAGCGCATCTGGCCAACAAAAGGTAGGATGTTAGCctcgaaaattgtaaataaatgcgtTCCGTGTTTTAGAGCAAATCCAAAGACTACTAACCCTATAATGGGAAACTTACCCCCCTCAAGGGTAAATCCTTCCCCCCCCTTTGCTATCACGGGTATCGATTATGGAGGAccttataacattagagataggACAGGGCGTGGTTACAAGGTCTCTAAGTGCTATATAgcagtgtttatttgttttgcaacAAAGGCAATTCATCTCGAATTAATTACAGGGCTCGAGTCAGCCAATTTCCTGGCGGCGCTGCGACGATTCATCGCCAGGAGAGGTAAACCGAAGGAGTTGGTGAGTGACAATTCAACAACCTTTCATGGGGCTAGTAACGAGctaaaagatttacaaaaatacctacaggacAGCTCGAGCGAGCTAGTATCTCATTGCGCAGACGAGGGCATAAAATGGAGTTTTATTCCTGTCTATACACCTCATATGGGGTCCCTATgggaatctagtataaaacttaccaaatatcatttaaaaagagtGTTAGGGTTATCTTTGTTAACTTACGAACAATTTGTATCAATCCTATATCAGGTAGAATCTATGGTAAATTCTAGGCCACTATGTCCCTTACCTAGTTCAAATCCTGACTATCCTGTCCTTACGCCAGCTCACTTTTTAATTGGAAAAGCACCAAATTCACTTCCGGACGAAGATTATAACCATGTACCAAAGAACCGATTAACTCACTATCAACTTTTGCAACAAATCACGCAGGACTTCTGGCGGCGCTGGTCACGTGACTACATCGGAACGCTGCAGGAACGCACGAAGTGGAGGAGCGCGCGCGGCCCAAGCCTCGCAGTCGACACCGTCGTCCTGGTACGAGACGAGCGTCTGCCGCCCTGCCGGTGGAGGCTGGGCAAGATCGTCGCGACGCAGCCGGGCCGGGATGGCGTCACCAGGGTGGCCGTCATCCGAACCGCCAGAGGGGACATCCAACGCGCGTTCAATAACATTTGTCCATTACCTACTTCGGGTGAAGtcatataa
- the LOC134754004 gene encoding uncharacterized protein LOC134754004 isoform X7 — protein MEVQFRSHHKTGLESANFLAALRRFIARRGKPKELVSDNSTTFHGASNELKDLQKYLQDSSSELVSHCADEGIKWSFIPVYTPHMGSLWESSIKLTKYHLKRVLGLSLLTYEQFVSILYQVESMVNSRPLCPLPSSNPDYPVLTPAHFLIGKAPNSLPDEDYNHVPKNRLTHYQLLQQITQDFWRRWSRDYIGTLQERTKWRSARGPSLAVDTVVLVRDERLPPCRWRLGKIVATQPGRDGVTRVAVIRTARGDIQRAFNNICPLPTSGEVI, from the exons ATGGAAGTCCAATTCCGAAGTCATCATAAAACGG GGCTCGAGTCAGCCAATTTCCTGGCGGCGCTGCGACGATTCATCGCCAGGAGAGGTAAACCGAAGGAGTTGGTGAGTGACAATTCAACAACCTTTCATGGGGCTAGTAACGAGctaaaagatttacaaaaatacctacaggacAGCTCGAGCGAGCTAGTATCTCATTGCGCAGACGAGGGCATAAAATGGAGTTTTATTCCTGTCTATACACCTCATATGGGGTCCCTATgggaatctagtataaaacttaccaaatatcatttaaaaagagtGTTAGGGTTATCTTTGTTAACTTACGAACAATTTGTATCAATCCTATATCAGGTAGAATCTATGGTAAATTCTAGGCCACTATGTCCCTTACCTAGTTCAAATCCTGACTATCCTGTCCTTACGCCAGCTCACTTTTTAATTGGAAAAGCACCAAATTCACTTCCGGACGAAGATTATAACCATGTACCAAAGAACCGATTAACTCACTATCAACTTTTGCAACAAATCACGCAGGACTTCTGGCGGCGCTGGTCACGTGACTACATCGGAACGCTGCAGGAACGCACGAAGTGGAGGAGCGCGCGCGGCCCAAGCCTCGCAGTCGACACCGTCGTCCTGGTACGAGACGAGCGTCTGCCGCCCTGCCGGTGGAGGCTGGGCAAGATCGTCGCGACGCAGCCGGGCCGGGATGGCGTCACCAGGGTGGCCGTCATCCGAACCGCCAGAGGGGACATCCAACGCGCGTTCAATAACATTTGTCCATTACCTACTTCGGGTGAAGtcatataa